Proteins from a single region of Esox lucius isolate fEsoLuc1 chromosome 13, fEsoLuc1.pri, whole genome shotgun sequence:
- the kcnip3a gene encoding Kv channel interacting protein 3a, calsenilin isoform X6 — MGFQIQGMELFAMGVVFVMFVAVLKGFGILEPISSFEDDSSDSDLELSTVRHQPEGLDQLQVQTKFTKKELQSLYRGFKNECPSGLVDEETFKTIYSQFFPQGDATTYAHFLFNAFDMERNGSIRFEDFVIGLSVLLRGSVTEKLNWAFNLYDINKDGYITKEEMLAIMKSIYDMMGRYTYPSVRDDAPSEHVEKFFQKMDRNRDGVVTIEEFIETCQKDENIMNSMQLFENVL; from the exons ATGGGTTTTCAGATCCAGGGCATGGAGCTGTTTGCCATGGGCGTGGTTTTCGTCATGTTTGTGGCTGTGCTCAAGGGCTTTGGCATCCTGGAGCCTATTTCCTCCTTTGAAG ATG ACAGTAGTGACAGTGATTTGGAGCTGTCCACAGTTCGTCACCAGCCAGAAGGCTTGGACCAGCTGCAGGTTCAGACCAAGTTCACCAAGAAAGAGCTCCAGTCCCTATACAGGGGCTTCAAGAAC GAATGTCCCAGCGGTTTGGTTGATGAAGAGACGTTCAAGACCATCTATTCTCAGTTCTTTCCCCAAGGAG ATGCCACAACCTATGCCCATTTCCTTTTCAATGCCTTTGATATGGAAAGAAATGGCTCCATTCGTTTCGAGGACTTTGTGATTGGTCTTTCTGTTCTTCTGAGAGGGTCAGTTACAGAAAAACTCAACTGGGCCTTCAACTTGTACGACATAAATAAGGATGGTTACATCACTAAAGAG GAGATGCTGGCTATTATGAAGTCCATCTATGACATGATGGGCAGATATACCTACCCCAGTGTACGGGACGATGCACCATCTGAACACGTGGAGAAGTTCTTCCAG aaaatggacagaaataGAGATGGAGTGGTGACTATTGAGGAGTTCATTGAGACGTGTCAGAAG GACGAGAACATAATGAACTCCATGCAGCTCTTTGAGAATGTGCTCTAG
- the kcnip3a gene encoding Kv channel interacting protein 3a, calsenilin isoform X5 produces the protein MSVRWESEGLQTVGIVCLVLMFLKLMHLLGLIDITETDDSSDSDLELSTVRHQPEGLDQLQVQTKFTKKELQSLYRGFKNECPSGLVDEETFKTIYSQFFPQGDATTYAHFLFNAFDMERNGSIRFEDFVIGLSVLLRGSVTEKLNWAFNLYDINKDGYITKEEMLAIMKSIYDMMGRYTYPSVRDDAPSEHVEKFFQKMDRNRDGVVTIEEFIETCQKDENIMNSMQLFENVL, from the exons atGAGTGTGAGGTGGGAGTCAGAAGGACTTCAGACGGTGGGTATCGTCTGCCTTGTCCTGATGTTTCTCAAACTGATGCACCTGCTGGGACTCATCGACATCACTGAGACTg ATG ACAGTAGTGACAGTGATTTGGAGCTGTCCACAGTTCGTCACCAGCCAGAAGGCTTGGACCAGCTGCAGGTTCAGACCAAGTTCACCAAGAAAGAGCTCCAGTCCCTATACAGGGGCTTCAAGAAC GAATGTCCCAGCGGTTTGGTTGATGAAGAGACGTTCAAGACCATCTATTCTCAGTTCTTTCCCCAAGGAG ATGCCACAACCTATGCCCATTTCCTTTTCAATGCCTTTGATATGGAAAGAAATGGCTCCATTCGTTTCGAGGACTTTGTGATTGGTCTTTCTGTTCTTCTGAGAGGGTCAGTTACAGAAAAACTCAACTGGGCCTTCAACTTGTACGACATAAATAAGGATGGTTACATCACTAAAGAG GAGATGCTGGCTATTATGAAGTCCATCTATGACATGATGGGCAGATATACCTACCCCAGTGTACGGGACGATGCACCATCTGAACACGTGGAGAAGTTCTTCCAG aaaatggacagaaataGAGATGGAGTGGTGACTATTGAGGAGTTCATTGAGACGTGTCAGAAG GACGAGAACATAATGAACTCCATGCAGCTCTTTGAGAATGTGCTCTAG